In Candidatus Bipolaricaulota bacterium, a single genomic region encodes these proteins:
- a CDS encoding esterase-like activity of phytase family protein encodes MKKVVLGLVLVAVALFGAVAVGSSLKFLGSYEIPTDEWFYGTMQVGGISGLAYDAQRDVYYGICDDRGGTGTPGRLYTLRIDVDRTGIHNVQVLGVTFLDSDPNTPGVQPYPAKGIDAEEVRLTPDGQLIISSERDLDGNPWIRRFALDGVLLEEIPLPDKFIPGETKGVRSNLAFEGLGLIPDGKTLYAVNEQALVQDGDNSTVDHGTPVRIVDFDLSGETPADVAEYVYVTTKIFAAPTSGTYADNGVSGMLYIKPYMPEYDLLVMERSYSSGVGNDIKLFGVNLTGAMDVKDVFALPSPFTGTPVQKTLLVRVSALKELSDIAVNPDNMEAVAIGPQLANGHYTLIVASDNNFNKHERNLFLAFEIVP; translated from the coding sequence ATGAAGAAGGTGGTGCTAGGGTTGGTGCTGGTGGCGGTGGCCCTGTTCGGGGCGGTCGCAGTGGGAAGCTCGCTCAAGTTCCTGGGATCCTACGAGATCCCGACTGACGAATGGTTCTACGGGACGATGCAGGTGGGAGGGATCTCTGGCCTGGCTTACGATGCGCAGCGGGACGTCTACTACGGGATCTGCGACGACCGCGGCGGGACCGGGACCCCGGGGCGGCTGTACACCCTGCGGATCGACGTCGATAGAACCGGGATTCACAACGTGCAGGTCCTCGGGGTGACGTTCCTCGACTCCGACCCGAATACCCCCGGCGTGCAGCCATACCCGGCGAAGGGGATCGACGCCGAGGAGGTGCGCCTCACCCCGGACGGCCAGCTCATCATCTCTTCGGAGCGCGATCTCGACGGCAATCCCTGGATTCGTAGGTTCGCTCTGGATGGGGTGCTGCTGGAGGAGATCCCGCTCCCGGATAAGTTCATCCCCGGGGAGACCAAGGGGGTCAGGAGCAACCTCGCGTTCGAGGGGTTGGGGCTGATCCCGGACGGGAAGACGCTCTACGCGGTGAACGAGCAGGCACTCGTGCAGGACGGGGACAATTCAACAGTCGATCACGGGACGCCGGTGCGGATCGTCGACTTCGACCTGAGCGGGGAGACCCCGGCGGATGTGGCCGAGTACGTGTACGTGACCACCAAGATCTTCGCCGCTCCCACCTCGGGAACCTACGCGGACAACGGGGTCTCCGGGATGCTCTACATCAAGCCGTACATGCCGGAGTACGACCTGCTCGTGATGGAGCGCTCGTACTCGAGCGGGGTGGGGAACGATATCAAGCTGTTCGGGGTGAACCTCACCGGGGCGATGGATGTGAAAGACGTGTTCGCCCTTCCCTCTCCGTTCACCGGAACCCCGGTGCAGAAGACCCTGCTCGTGCGGGTATCCGCCCTGAAGGAGCTGTCCGACATCGCGGTCAATCCGGATAACATGGAGGCGGTCGCAATCGGGCCGCAGCTGGCGAACGGCCACTACACCCTGATCGTGGCGAGCGACAACAACTTCAACAAGCATGAACGCAACTTGTTCCTGGCGTTCGAGATCGTACCTTAA
- a CDS encoding zinc-dependent alcohol dehydrogenase family protein: MQAMVLERPGEPLRLKEMPIPSPGENQVLLKVAACGICRTDLHIFDGELPHPKLPLIPGHEIVGRVVERGAGVTRYRIGDRVGVPWLGYTCGTCRYCRSGRENLCENARFTGYTIDGGYAEYAVADVRYAFPIPARYPDANAAPLLCAGLIGYRAYRMTDDAERIGLYGFGAAAHLIAQVAVHQGRKVYAFTRPGDREKQAFALRLGASWAGDSTALPPEPLDAAIIFAPVGALVPAALRALDKGGTVVCAGIHMSEIPAFPYDILWEERRIVSVANLTRRDGEEFMAIAQEFPIETHVTEFPLAEANAAVAALRAGRIKGAAVLIP; this comes from the coding sequence ATGCAGGCGATGGTCCTCGAGCGGCCGGGTGAGCCGCTCCGGCTCAAGGAAATGCCGATTCCAAGCCCTGGGGAGAACCAGGTGCTGCTCAAGGTCGCGGCGTGCGGGATCTGCCGGACCGACCTTCACATCTTCGACGGGGAGCTCCCGCACCCGAAGCTCCCGTTGATCCCGGGACACGAGATCGTCGGCCGGGTGGTCGAGCGCGGCGCTGGAGTGACCCGGTACCGGATCGGGGACCGAGTCGGGGTCCCGTGGCTCGGGTACACCTGTGGAACCTGCCGCTATTGCCGCAGCGGCAGGGAGAACCTGTGCGAGAACGCTAGATTCACCGGCTACACGATCGACGGGGGCTACGCCGAGTATGCGGTCGCCGACGTGCGCTACGCGTTCCCGATCCCGGCGCGATACCCCGACGCCAACGCCGCTCCGCTCCTGTGCGCCGGGCTGATCGGCTACCGTGCCTATCGGATGACCGATGATGCTGAGAGGATCGGGTTGTACGGGTTCGGAGCGGCGGCACACCTCATCGCCCAGGTCGCGGTCCACCAGGGAAGGAAGGTGTACGCGTTCACCCGCCCCGGCGATCGGGAGAAGCAGGCATTCGCCCTCCGCTTGGGAGCGAGCTGGGCCGGGGATTCCACCGCCCTTCCCCCGGAGCCGCTCGACGCGGCGATCATCTTCGCCCCGGTCGGAGCGCTCGTCCCTGCCGCCCTGCGCGCCCTCGACAAAGGCGGCACGGTCGTCTGCGCCGGGATCCACATGTCCGAGATCCCCGCGTTCCCCTACGACATCCTGTGGGAGGAGCGGAGGATCGTCTCGGTCGCCAACCTCACCCGCCGCGACGGGGAGGAGTTCATGGCGATCGCGCAGGAGTTTCCGATCGAGACCCACGTCACGGAGTTTCCACTCGCGGAGGCGAACGCGGCGGTTGCGGCCCTCCGCGCTGGCCGGATCAAAGGAGCCGCGGTCCTGATCCCATAA
- a CDS encoding fumarylacetoacetate hydrolase family protein: MRLVRFIHPRSSEPTAGTLVGETVRSDAGEFPAAAVRLLPPCTPTKIICLGRNYAAHAKELGNEVPERPIFFFKPPSAVIGPDEEIVPPDSPRIDYEAELAVVIGKRCRNVEPSAALDVVLGYTCMNDVTDRAVQSWEKNWVRAKGFDTSAPLGPVIVTPDEISGPFRVMSRVNGELRQDGSTADLIFPIPEIIAEITSRITLEPGDVIATGTPPGVGPLHHGDVVEVEIEGIGILRNRVR; the protein is encoded by the coding sequence ATGCGCCTTGTCAGGTTCATCCATCCCCGGTCGTCCGAACCGACCGCCGGGACCCTCGTCGGGGAGACGGTTCGGTCTGATGCCGGGGAGTTTCCCGCCGCCGCGGTCAGGCTCCTTCCCCCGTGCACCCCGACGAAGATCATCTGCCTCGGGCGTAACTACGCCGCTCACGCGAAGGAGCTCGGGAACGAGGTTCCGGAACGCCCTATCTTCTTCTTCAAGCCGCCGTCCGCGGTGATCGGACCGGATGAGGAGATCGTCCCCCCGGACAGTCCCCGGATCGACTACGAGGCCGAGCTCGCCGTGGTGATCGGAAAGCGGTGCCGAAACGTCGAGCCGAGCGCCGCACTGGACGTCGTCCTCGGGTATACGTGCATGAACGATGTCACCGACCGGGCGGTACAGAGCTGGGAGAAGAACTGGGTGCGAGCGAAGGGGTTCGACACCTCCGCCCCGCTCGGGCCGGTGATCGTCACCCCCGACGAGATCTCGGGCCCGTTCCGGGTGATGTCACGGGTGAACGGAGAGCTGCGCCAGGACGGTTCGACCGCTGATTTGATCTTCCCGATCCCGGAGATCATCGCCGAGATCACCTCCCGCATCACCCTCGAGCCCGGCGACGTGATCGCAACCGGGACCCCTCCCGGCGTCGGCCCGCTCCACCACGGGGATGTCGTGGAGGTCGAGATCGAGGGGATCGGAATCCTGCGCAACCGCGTCCGCTAG
- a CDS encoding PKD domain-containing protein, producing the protein MKVRWWKLGLILLGTVILSGCLFQPENNPPVPALTIDLEQGYAPLTVSFDASGSYDPDGDRLSFVWDFGDGTTGSGTVVKHTFSSPGEYTITLRVVDPRGGEASASAEVNVLPVPEGKILRRYHWDYDGEPQYLEFLIPESLYLRYHNQVRHPLIDNYNYGDYVIEPVDDPTLSDLADALQARATGGRIGVLDYILAFVQGSIRYVEDQPGMEYPLYPIETLVDGKGDCEDTTILYVSLVRALEYHVTMAFVDTDADGTPDHVLGLVPITQAELDDLPGTTGVWTIDGTLYAVAETAVNPELSGYIRLGTDPWGIGPDAIKQRWDY; encoded by the coding sequence ATGAAAGTTCGCTGGTGGAAGCTCGGGCTGATCCTCTTGGGGACCGTTATCCTCTCCGGGTGCCTGTTTCAGCCGGAAAACAATCCCCCGGTCCCCGCGCTCACCATCGACTTAGAGCAGGGCTACGCCCCGCTCACGGTCTCGTTCGACGCCTCTGGTTCGTACGACCCCGACGGGGACAGGCTCAGCTTCGTTTGGGACTTCGGCGACGGAACGACCGGGAGCGGAACGGTGGTCAAGCACACCTTCTCCTCCCCGGGGGAATATACCATCACCCTGCGGGTGGTCGATCCCCGTGGCGGGGAAGCGAGCGCGTCCGCGGAGGTGAACGTCCTCCCGGTCCCGGAGGGAAAGATCCTCCGCCGCTACCACTGGGACTATGACGGAGAGCCGCAGTACCTCGAGTTTTTGATCCCCGAGTCCCTCTATCTCCGCTACCACAACCAGGTCCGCCATCCGCTCATCGACAACTACAACTACGGGGATTACGTCATCGAGCCGGTGGACGACCCGACCCTCTCCGACCTTGCGGACGCCCTCCAGGCCCGCGCGACCGGCGGGCGGATCGGGGTGCTCGACTACATCCTCGCCTTTGTCCAGGGCTCGATCCGCTACGTCGAGGACCAACCCGGGATGGAGTACCCGCTCTATCCGATCGAGACCCTCGTCGACGGAAAGGGGGACTGCGAGGACACGACGATCCTATACGTCAGCTTGGTGCGGGCGCTCGAGTATCACGTAACGATGGCGTTCGTCGACACCGATGCCGACGGCACCCCGGACCACGTCCTCGGGCTCGTCCCCATCACCCAGGCAGAGCTAGACGATCTCCCCGGAACCACCGGGGTATGGACGATCGACGGGACACTGTACGCCGTCGCCGAAACGGCGGTTAATCCCGAGCTATCCGGTTACATCCGGCTCGGAACCGACCCATGGGGGATCGGCCCGGACGCGATCAAGCAGCGCTGGGACTACTAG
- the trpS gene encoding tryptophan--tRNA ligase, giving the protein MKRVFSGIQPTGTLHIGNYFGAIRNWVAFQEDHDCIYCIVDYHAITVEVDPKVLRSSSLNMALDLLACGIDPERSILFVQSAVPEHTELAWIFGCVTSYGDLTRMTQFKDKSAGRKFVSAGLFNYPVLQAADILLYRAEEVPVGKDQVQHLELSRRIARRFNSRFGEFFPEPAPLLPRRGARIMSLADPEKKMSKSAGEAHYVGVMEDEASIRKKIRSAVTDIGPRGKEMSPGVANLFEILELAADPETAAALRKEYDAGTLMYSHLKDVVFESLMRVLRPIQERRAELAAAGEVEEILAAGAERARRIARENMRQVRELVGLFPSQG; this is encoded by the coding sequence ATGAAACGCGTCTTCTCCGGGATCCAGCCGACCGGAACGCTTCACATCGGGAACTACTTCGGGGCGATCCGGAACTGGGTCGCGTTCCAGGAGGATCACGACTGCATCTACTGCATCGTCGACTACCACGCGATCACGGTCGAGGTCGATCCCAAGGTCCTTCGCAGCTCGTCGCTCAACATGGCCCTCGACCTCCTCGCCTGCGGAATCGACCCGGAAAGGTCGATCCTGTTCGTGCAATCAGCCGTCCCCGAGCATACTGAGCTCGCCTGGATCTTCGGCTGCGTCACCTCCTACGGGGATCTCACCCGGATGACCCAGTTCAAGGACAAGTCAGCCGGGAGGAAGTTCGTCTCCGCCGGGTTGTTCAACTATCCTGTCCTTCAGGCGGCGGATATCCTCCTCTACCGCGCGGAGGAGGTCCCGGTGGGGAAGGATCAGGTTCAGCATTTGGAGCTGTCGCGGCGGATCGCGCGCCGATTCAACTCCAGGTTCGGGGAGTTCTTCCCCGAGCCGGCTCCGCTCCTCCCGCGGCGCGGGGCGCGGATCATGTCCCTCGCCGACCCGGAGAAGAAGATGAGCAAGAGCGCGGGAGAGGCGCACTACGTCGGGGTGATGGAGGACGAGGCGTCGATCCGCAAGAAGATCCGCTCCGCGGTCACCGACATCGGCCCACGCGGGAAGGAGATGTCGCCGGGGGTGGCGAATCTGTTCGAGATCCTCGAGCTTGCCGCTGATCCGGAGACGGCGGCCGCACTGCGGAAGGAATACGATGCCGGAACCCTGATGTACTCCCACCTGAAGGATGTGGTGTTCGAGAGCCTGATGCGGGTGCTCCGTCCGATTCAGGAGCGGCGGGCCGAGCTGGCCGCAGCGGGAGAGGTGGAGGAGATCCTCGCCGCCGGCGCGGAGCGGGCGCGGCGGATCGCACGGGAGAACATGCGGCAGGTGCGGGAGCTGGTCGGGCTCTTCCCATCTCAGGGCTGA